One segment of Anatilimnocola aggregata DNA contains the following:
- the mnmA gene encoding tRNA 2-thiouridine(34) synthase MnmA encodes MSRIVLAMSGGVDSSVAAYLLREAGHDVIGVFMRHGEEALEACKTDAAPGFSLPIFNPRADHKQGCCSSSDAEDARRVADRLDIPFYALNLKAEFRQIIDYFVAEYTRGRTPNPCVQCNNWLKFGKLFDYADSVGAEFVATGHYARLQPTAAGPALCRGVDDGKDQSYVLFGIERRLLPRMLLPIGEYKKPEIRELAAKVGMRVADKRDSQEICFVTSGKHDEFVRQRRPDQSTAGEIVTTAGKVVGDHPGIEGFTIGQRKGLGVAMGEPYFVIRIEPDTKRVVIGQQHELARTDLTADNCNWQSDPPLGEFRCSAKIRYNSPPAAAVAEALPGNRLRVVFDEPRHGVSPGQAVVCYDGPRVLGGGWIESS; translated from the coding sequence ATGTCTCGAATCGTGCTAGCCATGTCAGGCGGAGTCGACAGCAGCGTCGCCGCTTACCTGCTGCGCGAAGCGGGACACGATGTCATTGGCGTCTTCATGCGGCATGGCGAAGAAGCGCTTGAAGCTTGCAAGACCGATGCAGCGCCCGGCTTCTCGCTGCCGATTTTCAATCCGCGGGCCGATCACAAGCAAGGCTGTTGCAGTTCCAGCGATGCCGAGGATGCGCGGCGCGTTGCGGATCGGCTCGACATTCCCTTCTACGCGTTGAATCTCAAGGCTGAATTTCGACAAATCATCGATTATTTCGTCGCTGAATACACGCGCGGCCGCACGCCGAATCCCTGCGTGCAATGCAACAACTGGCTGAAATTCGGCAAGCTGTTCGACTATGCAGACAGCGTGGGCGCGGAGTTTGTAGCCACCGGTCACTATGCCCGCTTGCAGCCCACGGCAGCAGGTCCAGCGCTGTGCCGCGGTGTCGACGATGGCAAAGATCAATCGTATGTACTGTTTGGCATCGAGCGCCGCTTGTTGCCGCGCATGTTGCTGCCCATTGGCGAATACAAAAAGCCGGAGATTCGTGAACTGGCAGCGAAGGTCGGCATGCGCGTGGCCGACAAGCGCGATAGCCAGGAAATTTGCTTCGTCACTAGCGGCAAGCACGACGAGTTCGTCCGTCAGCGGCGGCCCGATCAATCGACGGCCGGTGAGATTGTCACAACTGCCGGCAAAGTGGTGGGCGATCATCCGGGCATCGAGGGCTTTACCATCGGTCAGCGGAAGGGACTCGGCGTGGCCATGGGCGAACCTTACTTCGTCATTCGCATCGAACCCGATACGAAGCGGGTCGTCATCGGGCAACAGCATGAACTGGCGCGAACCGACCTAACGGCCGACAACTGCAATTGGCAAAGTGATCCGCCCCTTGGAGAGTTTCGCTGCTCCGCGAAAATCCGCTACAACAGCCCGCCAGCAGCAGCGGTGGCGGAGGCACTTCCCGGCAATCGGCTTCGGGTGGTGTTCGACGAACCGCGGCACGGTGTTTCGCCAGGTCAGGCCGTCGTTTGCTACGACGGTCCGCGCGTGCTCGGCGGCGGCTGGATCGAAAGTTCGTAG
- a CDS encoding Gfo/Idh/MocA family protein, producing MSQASGKNTDPSGAAASRRDFIRQSSLLVAGSAIAAGQLSVARTAHAAGSDTIKIGLVGCGGRGTGAAIQAMNTSGGDVKLVGMADVSEDRVQTAFRTIKGRHNEKVDVPKERMFVGLDGYEKLLGTDCDMVILATPPGFRPVHFEAAVKAGKHVFMEKPVAADVFGVNQVLKATEEAKKKNLAVAVGLQRRHERKYMETVAKIQEGAIGDIVLARAYWNGSRPWLRQRQAGMSELQFQISNWYYFNWLSGDHINEQHIHNLDVINWIKNGFPVSAQGMGGLENRNEQKYGEIFDHHFVEYVYGDGTIMYSQCRHQPGCWNSVAEHVHGTKGRADVSGSKIYDESGKMLHDFGKLGGDGHQQEHHDLFADLRAGRVPNEGEWGAKSTMTAILGRMATYSGQVIKWDAAMSANTQLADYAKLATFGDEAPVKPLEDGTYATPYPGKTKVL from the coding sequence ATGAGTCAAGCATCCGGTAAGAACACTGATCCGAGCGGCGCTGCCGCCTCACGGCGCGATTTTATTCGTCAGTCCAGTTTGCTGGTGGCTGGGAGCGCCATTGCCGCTGGTCAGTTGTCGGTAGCTCGCACCGCTCATGCCGCAGGTAGCGACACGATCAAGATCGGTCTCGTTGGTTGCGGTGGCCGTGGCACGGGTGCCGCGATTCAAGCCATGAACACGTCTGGCGGCGACGTCAAGTTGGTCGGCATGGCCGACGTCAGCGAAGACCGCGTGCAAACCGCCTTCCGCACCATTAAGGGCAGGCATAACGAGAAGGTTGACGTTCCGAAGGAACGGATGTTCGTCGGACTCGATGGCTACGAAAAACTGCTCGGCACCGATTGCGACATGGTGATTCTGGCCACCCCCCCCGGCTTCCGTCCGGTGCACTTCGAGGCTGCAGTGAAGGCTGGCAAGCACGTCTTCATGGAGAAGCCAGTTGCCGCCGACGTTTTCGGCGTAAATCAAGTACTGAAGGCGACAGAAGAAGCCAAGAAGAAGAACCTGGCCGTGGCAGTTGGTCTGCAGCGTCGCCACGAACGCAAATACATGGAAACGGTCGCCAAGATTCAAGAAGGTGCCATTGGCGATATCGTCCTCGCTCGCGCTTATTGGAACGGCTCGCGTCCGTGGCTTCGTCAACGCCAAGCCGGCATGAGCGAACTGCAATTCCAGATTAGCAACTGGTATTACTTCAACTGGCTCAGTGGCGACCATATCAACGAGCAGCACATCCACAATCTGGACGTGATCAACTGGATCAAGAATGGTTTTCCCGTTAGCGCTCAGGGCATGGGCGGGTTGGAAAATCGAAACGAACAGAAGTACGGCGAAATCTTCGACCATCATTTCGTCGAATACGTCTACGGCGATGGAACGATCATGTACAGCCAATGCCGCCATCAGCCCGGCTGTTGGAACTCAGTCGCTGAACACGTGCATGGCACCAAGGGCCGCGCCGATGTCAGCGGCTCGAAAATCTACGACGAATCGGGCAAGATGCTGCACGATTTTGGCAAGCTCGGCGGCGATGGCCACCAGCAAGAACACCACGATCTTTTTGCCGACCTGCGTGCGGGCCGCGTTCCCAACGAAGGGGAATGGGGAGCCAAGAGCACGATGACGGCGATTCTCGGTCGCATGGCCACTTACTCGGGCCAGGTGATCAAGTGGGATGCAGCTATGTCCGCAAACACTCAACTGGCCGATTACGCCAAGTTGGCCACGTTTGGGGACGAAGCCCCCGTCAAGCCACTAGAAGATGGCACCTACGCCACTCCCTACCCGGGCAAGACCAAAGTACTGTAG
- a CDS encoding alpha/beta hydrolase — protein sequence MTRLFGAKNPAQSLSLPGSSLVTLSLRGGFRMAFNRNGLAPFLFTCGLLLVSALSATAQEKPPKLPEPEDINRETKDGVALKMTYFAGTHGKKSVPLILLHGWDGQRGDMEALALRLQSLGHAVVTLDLRGHGQSMKYKAIEKGEIVYKDLDRNTFRPVDVQSMTQDIETAKRFLLEKNNAGECNIEALGIVACDVSCLLAMRWSILDWSAPVLPSFKQGQDVKALVLLSPVNSFKGLSGTDFMANQSTRKFLSIMLVAGNEESKSLGEAKRLQSKLQQFHPKPSGDRDLDRKNLDLFLVTPDTQLQGSKLLSRALVVNNNIANFLSLRLVEKQDQYSWSDRKNPLE from the coding sequence ATGACTCGACTGTTCGGGGCCAAGAACCCGGCCCAATCGCTGTCTCTCCCAGGTTCATCTCTGGTAACACTTTCCCTCCGTGGGGGATTCCGCATGGCATTCAATCGCAACGGGCTAGCACCCTTCCTGTTCACCTGCGGCTTACTGCTTGTAAGTGCGCTTTCGGCAACCGCCCAAGAAAAGCCCCCCAAACTGCCAGAGCCCGAAGATATCAACCGCGAAACCAAGGACGGCGTCGCTCTGAAAATGACCTACTTTGCCGGTACGCACGGCAAGAAGTCGGTTCCGCTGATCCTGCTGCACGGCTGGGATGGCCAGCGTGGTGATATGGAAGCCCTCGCTTTGCGACTGCAGTCGCTGGGTCACGCGGTCGTCACTCTAGATCTGCGCGGGCATGGACAGAGCATGAAGTACAAGGCGATCGAGAAGGGAGAGATTGTCTACAAAGACTTGGACCGCAACACGTTCCGTCCGGTCGATGTGCAAAGCATGACGCAGGATATTGAAACGGCGAAACGCTTCCTGCTGGAAAAGAATAACGCTGGCGAGTGCAACATCGAGGCGCTTGGAATCGTCGCCTGCGATGTCAGCTGTTTGCTGGCGATGCGGTGGTCGATTCTCGACTGGAGCGCACCAGTTCTGCCGTCGTTCAAACAAGGACAGGACGTGAAAGCGCTCGTGCTGCTTTCTCCCGTGAACAGCTTTAAGGGGCTGTCGGGGACTGATTTCATGGCCAATCAAAGTACCCGCAAGTTCCTATCGATCATGCTGGTGGCCGGCAACGAGGAATCGAAATCGCTTGGCGAAGCGAAGCGGCTGCAATCGAAGCTGCAGCAGTTTCACCCCAAGCCCTCAGGAGACCGCGACTTAGATCGTAAGAATCTCGATCTTTTTTTGGTAACCCCAGACACTCAATTGCAAGGTTCGAAGTTGCTCAGCCGCGCACTCGTCGTGAACAACAACATCGCGAACTTCCTGAGTCTGCGTCTCGTAGAAAAGCAGGATCAGTACAGCTGGAGCGATCGTAAGAATCCGCTGGAGTGA
- a CDS encoding vWA domain-containing protein → MKLFENLKQYWRQQTGEDETPLDGDSPAFFVSFFVHLVILMLMGFLALPELNNQVTLTITQNTEEKEKELELEVPEEFFFSEQASEEVGANSVGGVAVALSVAPVVADVSDIPNQEQVDEAEVGNVEVNEAIAVATGLNYSQNQVVKGAAGVGETGAEGAIDRITHEILLSLEERKTLVVWLFDSTASLVPQRKSIHDRFDRIYRELGIIEASGNENFSKHSEPLLSSVIAFGQGVEALTKEPTANLSELKEAIASIKNDESGTENVFYAVHEAAKKYASFRYTTEEKPKPDRNVMIVVVTDEVGSDWKQGLEPTVRMCRRWAMPVYVVGVPAPFGRQETMMKWVDPDPKYDQAPQWGVVEQGPETLYPERIKLAFSGSKIDDDPIDSGFGPYGLTRLAVETGGIYFAVHPNRSVTKEVSRKDTAAYTSHIKSFFDPSVMRKYKPDYVSVQEYDKRVSANMARRKLIEAALSPQLQQMEAPETNFVKRDEASFSNALSEAQKQAAALEPRVNGLYEILRQGESDREKETVLRWQAGYDLAMGRVLAVKVRTESYNAMLAAAKRGLKPKDPKSNTWTLKPDDEISVGSALQKVADRARMYLERVVKDHEGTPWAMLAQQELKDPLGWKWEESFTDVSPMRQGAGAGNAAAPANDAMKMLMKPAPKRPAPKL, encoded by the coding sequence GTGAAGCTGTTTGAAAATCTGAAGCAGTACTGGCGACAACAAACGGGCGAAGACGAAACGCCACTCGATGGCGATTCGCCAGCGTTTTTTGTCAGCTTCTTTGTCCACCTGGTGATTCTCATGCTGATGGGCTTTCTGGCCCTGCCTGAGCTCAACAACCAGGTGACGTTGACGATTACTCAAAACACGGAAGAGAAGGAAAAGGAACTCGAACTGGAAGTTCCCGAGGAATTCTTCTTCAGTGAGCAGGCATCGGAAGAAGTCGGGGCGAATAGTGTCGGCGGCGTCGCTGTCGCGCTTTCCGTTGCTCCGGTAGTTGCTGATGTCTCGGATATTCCCAATCAAGAACAAGTCGATGAAGCCGAAGTCGGCAATGTCGAAGTGAACGAGGCAATCGCCGTCGCCACTGGCTTGAACTACAGTCAGAACCAGGTAGTGAAGGGTGCCGCTGGCGTTGGCGAAACCGGCGCTGAAGGCGCAATTGATCGTATTACGCACGAGATTTTGCTCTCGCTAGAAGAGCGTAAAACGCTAGTGGTTTGGCTCTTCGATTCCACTGCCAGTCTGGTGCCACAGCGAAAGTCGATTCACGATCGCTTCGATCGCATCTACCGAGAACTCGGCATCATTGAAGCCTCTGGCAACGAGAATTTCTCGAAGCACAGCGAACCGCTCCTCTCGTCCGTAATTGCTTTCGGCCAGGGTGTCGAAGCATTGACGAAAGAACCGACGGCCAACCTATCGGAACTGAAGGAAGCCATCGCGAGCATCAAGAATGACGAGTCGGGAACAGAAAACGTCTTTTACGCAGTGCACGAAGCTGCCAAGAAGTACGCTTCTTTTCGTTACACAACGGAAGAAAAGCCAAAGCCGGATCGCAACGTGATGATCGTGGTTGTCACCGACGAAGTTGGCTCCGACTGGAAGCAAGGCTTGGAACCAACGGTTCGCATGTGTCGCCGCTGGGCGATGCCCGTGTACGTCGTTGGAGTTCCGGCACCGTTTGGTCGTCAAGAGACGATGATGAAGTGGGTCGATCCCGATCCCAAGTACGATCAGGCGCCACAGTGGGGCGTGGTCGAACAAGGGCCGGAAACGCTTTATCCAGAACGAATCAAGCTGGCCTTTTCAGGCAGCAAGATTGACGACGATCCGATCGACTCGGGTTTCGGTCCTTACGGTTTGACGCGACTCGCAGTCGAAACCGGCGGCATTTACTTCGCCGTCCATCCAAATCGTTCGGTTACCAAGGAAGTCAGTCGTAAAGATACGGCTGCCTATACCTCGCACATCAAAAGCTTCTTCGATCCATCGGTGATGCGAAAGTACAAGCCCGACTACGTGTCGGTGCAGGAGTACGACAAGCGCGTCAGCGCGAATATGGCTCGCCGTAAGCTGATTGAAGCGGCTTTAAGTCCGCAATTGCAACAGATGGAAGCCCCCGAAACGAACTTCGTCAAACGCGACGAAGCATCGTTCTCGAACGCACTATCGGAAGCACAAAAACAGGCAGCCGCTTTGGAACCACGGGTGAATGGTCTGTACGAAATCCTGCGCCAGGGTGAGTCAGATCGTGAAAAGGAAACAGTGCTCCGTTGGCAGGCCGGTTACGACCTGGCGATGGGCCGAGTTCTCGCCGTGAAAGTGCGAACCGAATCGTACAACGCGATGCTTGCGGCTGCCAAACGCGGTCTGAAGCCCAAGGATCCGAAGAGCAACACTTGGACGCTGAAGCCCGATGACGAAATCAGCGTTGGTAGTGCCCTGCAGAAGGTTGCTGACCGTGCCCGGATGTATCTGGAACGTGTGGTGAAAGATCACGAGGGAACTCCTTGGGCCATGTTGGCTCAACAAGAGTTAAAGGATCCGCTCGGCTGGAAGTGGGAAGAATCGTTCACCGACGTCTCTCCCATGCGTCAAGGTGCCGGCGCCGGCAACGCTGCTGCCCCGGCCAACGACGCGATGAAAATGCTCATGAAGCCCGCACCTAAGCGACCAGCTCCCAAGCTGTAG
- a CDS encoding Fpg/Nei family DNA glycosylase yields MPELPDLESYLVALRKRLEGQTLEQVTVRSPFVLRTFDPPIESLIGLPLERLTRLGKRIVWHFPHELFLVVHLMIAGRFHWKDRHVAAKGKNDLAAFRFAAGTLLLTEASPKKRASLHVLQGWPAVQALHRGGIEPLACSLAEFCAVLRSENHTLKRSLADPRLFSGIGNAYSDEILHTARLSPLQWTSRLSDEQIAVLFAAVQRVLAKWRDRLCAEAAQRFPEKVTAFRPEMAVHGKFGQPCPACGHTVQRIVYAENECNYCPTCQTDGRLLADRSLSRLLKDDWPRTIEEWEEQRGRS; encoded by the coding sequence ATGCCTGAACTGCCCGATCTCGAGAGCTACCTGGTTGCCCTCCGAAAACGACTCGAAGGCCAAACGCTTGAGCAGGTGACTGTTCGCAGCCCGTTCGTCCTGCGAACATTCGATCCACCGATCGAAAGCCTGATTGGGCTGCCGCTGGAGCGGCTGACGCGACTCGGCAAACGCATTGTTTGGCACTTTCCCCACGAGTTGTTTCTCGTCGTTCACTTGATGATCGCGGGCCGCTTTCACTGGAAAGACAGACATGTGGCGGCCAAAGGAAAGAACGATCTGGCTGCCTTTCGCTTCGCCGCCGGAACGTTATTGCTAACCGAAGCCAGTCCGAAGAAGCGAGCCTCGCTGCACGTGTTGCAGGGCTGGCCCGCTGTGCAAGCGCTGCACCGAGGCGGGATTGAACCGCTGGCTTGTTCGCTGGCGGAGTTCTGCGCGGTGCTGCGGAGCGAGAATCATACTCTCAAACGCTCGCTCGCCGATCCACGCCTCTTTAGCGGCATTGGCAACGCGTACAGCGACGAGATTCTACACACTGCCCGCTTGTCGCCGCTGCAATGGACTTCGCGCTTGAGTGACGAACAGATTGCCGTGCTGTTCGCCGCGGTGCAACGGGTGCTAGCGAAGTGGCGCGATCGATTGTGCGCGGAAGCGGCCCAGCGATTTCCCGAGAAGGTGACCGCATTCCGCCCCGAGATGGCTGTGCACGGCAAGTTTGGCCAGCCTTGCCCTGCGTGCGGGCACACGGTGCAGCGGATTGTCTATGCGGAGAACGAATGCAACTACTGCCCCACTTGCCAGACCGATGGGCGATTGCTGGCCGATCGCTCCCTGTCGAGGCTACTCAAGGACGATTGGCCACGCACCATCGAAGAATGGGAAGAGCAGCGCGGTCGCAGCTAG